In Oreochromis aureus strain Israel breed Guangdong linkage group 15, ZZ_aureus, whole genome shotgun sequence, a single genomic region encodes these proteins:
- the LOC116333132 gene encoding plasminogen-like isoform X1: MGLLYTAAFLLGALISTVGGSDVEGYSKTEGAWILSLNKRTYSVNTVAECATKCNTETSFTCKSFIYNEKDQECWTAAANSKTHSVFRRSSTALYERNAYLLECVNGIGTDYRGTKSRTNSGKICQRWDSSYPHRPNFTPQSHPRADLDSNFCRNPDRDSNGPWCYTTDPNARWEYCNVPSCLAYILECINGRGTDYRGTKSSTNSGKICQRWDSSYPHRPNFKPQSHPQADLDSNFCRNPDGDSNGPWCYTTDPNTRWEHCNVPSCFG; the protein is encoded by the exons TTGGTGGCAGTGACGTGGAGGGCTACTCCAAAACTGAAGGTGCATGGATTCTCTCACTGAACAAACGAACGTATTCAGTTAATACTGTGGCTGAGTGTGCCACCAAATGTAACACTGAAACATCTTTCACATGCAA gtcTTTTATCTATAATGAAAAGGACCAAGAGTGTTGGACAGCAGCGGCAAACTCTAAAACACACAGTGTCTTTCGCAGAAGCAGCACAGCTTTATATGAAAGAAATG cATATCTTCTGGAGTGTGTAAATGGAATAGGAACAGATTACAGAGGAACAAAGTCCAGAACAAACTCAGGAAAGATCTGTCAAAGATGGGACTCAAGCTACCCACACAGGCCAAA TTTCACACCGCAGAGCCACCCACGAGCAGATCTGGACTCCAACTTCTGCAGAAACCCTGATAGGGACAGCAATGGACCATGGTGTTACACCACTGACCCTAACGCCCGCTGGGAATACTGCAACGTACCCAGCTGCTTGG cATATATTCTGGAGTGTATAAATGGAAGAGGAACAGATTACAGAGGAACAAAGTCCAGCACAAACTCAGGAAAGATCTGTCAAAGATGGGACTCAAGCTATCCACACAGGCCAAA TTTCAAGCCGCAGAGCCACCCACAAGCAGATCTGGACTCCAACTTCTGTAGAAACCCTGATGGGGACAGCAATGGACCGTGGTGTTACACCACTGATCCTAACACCCGCTGGGAGCACTGCAACGTACCCAGCTGCTTTG